The genomic region CACCGTCAACCAAACACAACATATTCAAGATGCGGTTCTCACTCGTCCTTCTCGCCCCGATCCTCGGCGCCGTCGCTgcccccaccaccgaccTCGACAAGCGAGAGAACCTCTGCCACTTGCgcacccctccccagctcTGCACCCCtaacccaaacaccaccgtcgAAGAGACCGCCATCAGGGCCTACAAGTTCTACCGTGCCTTTGTCACTGACGGAGACCCGAGGACCATGTTTTCACTGATCGACAATGTGTACAAGGTAACTTATGTCTCTCCCGCCATTTAGCGAGGATGTGCACTGATGGCTTGCCGCGAACTTCAGCAAAACAGCCCTGGATATCAGTCTGGACCCAACGTGATCTGGCCCCTGTTCTGCAGCGGCCGTCGTATTGGCACTGAGCAGGCCACGGCCTGGTGTTTCGATGCCAGCACCAACATGAGTTACGCGAGATACAGCGTTACGGAccggtggaggtgggttgatgggTGTGTGCATGAGCATGTGAGTTTGGCCCTTTCTTGACATGTATCCCACTCCAAACATAAAACTTACCGCTGTTCTAACAACTTGGGAAAACAGTG from Podospora bellae-mahoneyi strain CBS 112042 chromosome 4, whole genome shotgun sequence harbors:
- a CDS encoding hypothetical protein (EggNog:ENOG503PD55), translated to MRFSLVLLAPILGAVAAPTTDLDKRENLCHLRTPPQLCTPNPNTTVEETAIRAYKFYRAFVTDGDPRTMFSLIDNVYKQNSPGYQSGPNVIWPLFCSGRRIGTEQATAWCFDASTNMSYARYSVTDRWRWVDGCVHEHWDQGERIPAQEKCYQLPAGIVGKPLAEI